TGCCGCGCCGGCGATGAACCTGTCCGCCAAGCCCTCATAAATGGCTGCGGCTGCGGTTTCAATCCGCCCGGCATCGCCGCAGCGCACAACACAACTGAAGATTGTACAAAGATTAACGGGATTACCAGCCACAGACCGCCTGCCAGCCGCGCCGGCAATAGCCAAACATCGGTAAATTCTGCTAAAAACGCTTGAACCTTTTCTCCCCGCCACAGACTTATTCGCTAAGGGGATTGTCGCCCGTGTATCGTCGCGCCGACCTTTGGCGGACCTTGGTGCTCGTTGTTGCGCTGTTGCTTACGGCGGTCTCAACGGGTGCTTTTGCGCGCGAGCTTCTTGTCCCCGATCCCCAAGAGGAGAGGAATCCGATCGGCCCGTTCCATTCCCGCCACTTCGCCGCGGAAAAGGAACCTCTCGAACATATCAAGACCGGTGCGGCCGATCTCAACCGTACCATCGTTGCATTGATCGGGACGATGCCACCGGTATTGATCGCGGGCCTTCGGAGAGTGGAGTGAATTTGACCGGCGCACCGCAACAGCACCGCGCAGCGGAACGGCCGGCGAGCTTCGCCGCGCGCGGCCGGTTTCGCGTGGTCCAGTGGCTGCGCGCGGTGCCGATCCGTTGGCGCATCCTGTCGATCGCGGCATTGAATTCCGCCGTCGTCGTGGTGCTCGCCGTATTGATCTGGAACGGCTCCAACGTGCTGGGTTCGGCCTGGGATGACGTCCGGCAGGTGCGGGAGTCCGACAAGATCCTGGCGCTACTGGAAAGCGAAACCAGCCGGCTGCAGAACCTGATCCATCGCTACATCAACCAGCCGAGCCCCGAACTGTTCGCCGAGATTCTGCTGCTGCGCGAAGCGGTGCTCGGCACCCTGACCACGCGCGCCACCAACGACCCGATGCTGTCGGGGTCGGTCGCGCGGCTCGAGCACGTCACCGACCGTTTCCTCAACGGCTTTGGCGAATTGCGCGCGGTGCAGGCCACCATCACCAAGACCTACGAGCAGCAGGTGATGGGCCCGGCCCGGGAAATGGCCGGGCTGTATTCGATCATCGAGGGCGCCACCGGGCATCGCGACGCGCAGATCTGGCCTGCGCTCGGAAGATCCCGCGAAGCGTTTACGGCCATGCTGGTCGCCGCCAACGCCTATTATCTTTCGCCCGGCTCGGCCTCCGCCGAGGACGCCCGCCGGAATACCGAGACGATCGAGAAGACCATCCCCATCATGACCGACCTCGCCGACAACGATCTGCAGCGGATGGCGCTGACGCGGCTGCAGGCGCGGACAGTGGCATTGCGCGAGGGCATGGCCAAATTGACCGAGCAGCTCGCGATCCGGACCGAATTGCTGCGCAACACCATCGATGCCAGCCAGGCCGAGGCCATCGGCGTCATCGACGAACTGTCGGTCAAGATGCGCCAGCGCGAGCAGAAGGCGCAGGAGACGTTCGACAGGACCCTGTCGGCCATCTCGCGCCGGGTGCTGTCGATCGCCGTGATGTTCCTCGGCATCATCCTGTCCGCCGGCGTCCTGATCGCGCTCTCGATCCGCCTGCCGCTGCAGCAGATCCTGGCGGCGATGCATGCGATCACCTCGGGTAATTACGATCGCAGCGTGCAGGGCACCACCGCCAGGGACGAGGTCGGCGCCATGGCGCGCGCGGTGGAAGTCTTCCGCGAGAACGCCATCGCCAAGCGCAAGACCGAGGACGAACTGCGCGCGTCAAAGGAAAAGGCCGAGAGTGCGCTGCTCGAGCTCAACACCGCGCAGCAGAACCTGATCGACGCCGAACGGCTGGCCGCGCTCGGCGGGCTGGTCGCCGGCGTCGCCCATGAAGTGAACAACCCGATCGGCATCAGCCTGACGGTGGCGTCGAGCTTTGCGCGCCGCGCCGAAATGTTCGAATCCGAGTTGCGCAGCGAGCCGCTGCGCCGTTCCAAGCTCGACGAATTCGTCAAGATCTCGCGCGACGCAGCAGGGCAACTGGTGGCGAATCTGCACCGCGCCGGCGAGCTGATCCAGTCGTTCAAGCAGGTGGCGGTGGACCGCTCGCACGCCGAGCGCCGGCAATTCAACCTCAGCGAGGCCACCGACCAGATCGTCGCCAGCCTGAAGCCGGTGCTGAAGAAGGCGGCGATCACGCTGTCGGTGGACGTGCCGGAAGGGCTTTTCATCGACGGCTATCCCGGCTCTTACGGCCAGATATTAACCAATCTCTTCCTCAACGCCGCCAACCATGCCTTTGCCGACGGCCGTTCCGGGGCGATCACGATATCGGCGCGGGCGCGCGGCAGCGACGATGTCGAGATCATTTTTGCCGATAACGGGGCCGGAATGACGCCGGACGTGCAGCGGCAGGCATTCGACCCCTTCTTTACGACGCGCCGCAACGAAGGCGGTACCGGACTGGGCTTGCATATCGTCTATAATCTTGTCACTCAACAGCTCGGCGGCCGGATGATGCTGGAGTCAAGGCTGGGACAAGGCACCACATTCCGCATTATCATGCCTAAAGTCGCCAAGGGCGAACCCACGATTACAGACCAGACAGCAGCCGACGGAACCTCTCAATGGCCGAACAGGACGATGTCCTCCACCTGATCGACGATACCGGGACCGTTCCGGAGGACTCGTCCGCCCGCAAATGGAAGATCGCCGTCATCGACGACGATGCCGCGGTGCACGAGGGCACCCGCTTTGCGCTGAGCGACTACAATCTCCACGGCGCGACACTGGAAATCCTGTCGGCCTATTCCGCGGCCGAAGGCCGCACCTTGATGCGCAACAATCCCGACGTCGCTGCCGTGCTGCTCGACGTCATCATGGAAACCGACGTCGCGGGCCTGGACCTCGTCGAATACATCCGCAACGAGCTCAAGAACGAAACCGTCCGCATCATCCTGCGCACCGGCCAGCCGGGGCAAGCGCCCGAGCGCCGCGTCATCGTCCAGTACGACATCAACGACTACAAGGCCAAGACCGAGCTCACGGCCGACAAGCTGTTCACCTCGCTCACGGCGGCGCTGCGCAGCTACCAGCAGCTCGAGCGCATGGTGCAGACCAGGCGCGGGCTTGAAATCATCATCGACGCCGCCTCGACGCTCTATGACTTCAAATCGATGCAGCGCCTTGCGGAAGGCGTGCTGACGCAGCTCGCCTCGCTGCTCAATGTCGACTGCGCCGGCATCCTGGTGCTGCGCGACGACGGCGCCGCGGGGAGCGAATTCTCGGTGCTGGCGGGCTCGGGCTGCTACAGCCGCTTCATCGGCACCACCAGTTCCAAGGCGCTCGATCCGGATTTGCGACAGATGGTGGAAGCCGCCTTCCTGCGCCGCAAGAACGAATTCGCCGACCACCGCAGCGTGCTTTATCTGCGCACCGGAAGCGGCCGCGAAGTGGTGGTGCTGCTGCAGGCCGAGCGCCAGCTCTCCGACACCGACCGCGCGCTGGTCGAGATTTTCTCCAGCCGACTGTCGATCGCGTTCGACAACGTCATCCTCTACCGGCAACTGCACGAGGCCAATACCCAGCTCGAGGACCGCGTCGCCCAGCGCACCCGCGCGCTGATGCAGGCCAACCGAAGGCTTTCGGCGCAGTGGCTGCGGCTGCAGCGCGCCAACGGCTTCAAGAACGAAATTCTCGGCACCGTCGCGCATGATTTGAAGAACCCGCTCGGCGTGATCCTCGGCCGTACCGAAATGCTGACCGAACTGATCGGCGCCGGTTCGCCCAGGGAGAACGTCACCGCCCAGGTCGAGCATATCAGGGACGCCACCAAGCGCCTGACCTCGATGGTCGATCACCTGATTTCGGATGCGATGGCGGATGCCTTCGACATCACGATCCGCCGCGAACCGGTCGATGTCGCAGCGCTGGTCGCCGAGGTTGCCGATTCCAACCTGCCCTCGGCCGTCAACAAGCAGCAGACCATTAGCGTGTCGGCGCCGCCGAATATCGTCACCATGTGCGATACCGACCGGATCCGCGAGGCGATCGACAACCTCTTCAGCAACGCCATCAAATATTCTCCGATCGGCGGCAAGATCACGGTGGCCGTCACCCATGAGGGTGGCGACACGGTGATCCGCATCGCCGACCAGGGCGCCGGGCTTTCGCCGGAGGATCTCGGCCGGCTGTTCGGCCGCTTCCAGCGGCTTTCGGCCAAGCCCACCGCCGGCGAAAGTTCGACCGGCCTCGGCCTGTCGATCGTCAAACGTATCATCGACATGCATGGCGGCCATGTGACCGCAGAGAGCGCCGGCCCCGGACAGGGCTCGACGTTTACCGTTAGACTGCCTGCGACAGAGACGACATGACCCAGAACCCGCACATCTTCATTGTCGACGACGAGGCGCCGGCCCGCGAGATGGTCGGCGATTACCTCAAAATGCACGGTTTCGGCGTCACGCTGTGCGATGGCGGAAAAAGCCTGCGCAAGGAGATCGAGACCAGCGTGCCCGACCTCGTCGTGCTCGACCTCAACATGCCCGAGGAAGACGGGCTTTCGATCATCAGAGACCTGAAGAGCCGCATCAACGTTCCCGTCATCATGCTGACGGCGACGGCGAGCCCGATCGACCGCGTCGTCGGCCTCGAACTCGGCGCCGACGACTACATCGCAAAACCCTGCGAATTGCGCGAACTGATGGCGCGCATCCGCTCGGTGCTTCGCCGCAGTACGCCGGCCAAGGCGGCTGCGGCGCCTGAGGCTGCGGCGGCGAAGGCGGTGAAGGAACAGCTGGTGCGGTTCGGCACCAAATGGCTCGACCTCGAAGCCCAGGCGCTGCGCGACGACGAAGGCAACGAGCATCCGCTGACGGCGTCCGAATTCGGCCTCTTGAAAGTGTTCGCGGCCAATCCCAAACGCGTGTTGTCGCGCGAGCGGCTGCTCGAGTTGGCCAATGCGCGCGACGCCGAAGCGTTCGACCGCGCGGTTGACCTGCGCATCATGCGCATCCGCCGCAAGATCGAGATCGACCCGACCAAGCCGGCGGTCATTCGCACGATCAGAGGCGGCGGCTATCTTTTCTCGCCGACAGGCGAGAAGGGTTAGCGACCTCCGTCGTCCCTGCGAACGCGGGGACCCATACGCCGCGGCGGTAATAATTGACACGCCGTGGTAGACGTTATTTCCAAACTACAACGCGCTGTGGTTATGGGTCCCGGATCGCGCTTCGCTTGTCCGGGACGACGGGATTCGTTCCAACGCCCGAATTCCTATCCCTTCCAATTTTCCGCATATTGAAATTACTGGCCTTTTACCCCCGAATGTTTCGTCGCAGGCACCCCGACGAAACAATTCTCCCCTGCACGAAACCATTTTTCCCTTTTGGTGCAGACATCCCGAAACCGAGCCTAACTAACAATTCTCCCAACGAAACGCCGTCTGGCGTCGGAATTGGGAGCCTGTCATGTCGAACGTCGTCGCCATCAACGCCGCAGCCAAGAAGTCGATTGCCGCCGCCCGCGCGACATCCGATGAAATGCTGCTGCAGAGTATTGCCAAGGGCGACCGCACGGCGATGCATGTACTTTACTCGCGTCATAACGTCCGCGTTTACCGCTTCGTGCTGCGCATGGTGCGCGATACGACCATGGCGGAAGACCTTGTCAGCCAGGTGTTCCTCGACGTGTGGCGGACCGCCAGCCATTTCGAGGGCCGCTCGCAGGTTTCGACCTGGCTGCTGTCGATTGCCCGCTTCAAGGCGCTGACCGCGCTGCGCCAGCGCAAGCATGAGGACATCGAGCAGGACGACGTGCTGGAGATCGCCGATGAGGCCGACACGCCGGAAGCCTCGCTCGATCGCAGCAACACCAAGGCAATCCTGCGCGCCTGCGTCGCCAAGCTGTCGCCGGCCCATCGCGAGATCATCAACCTGGTCTACTACCACGAGAAGTCGGTGGAAGAGGCCGGCGCGATCATCGGTATTCCCCAGAGCACGGTGAAGACGCGGATGTTCTATGCCCGCAAACAATTGGCCGAGCTGCTTAAGGGCGCCGGCGTGGACAGCCTCGCCGCATAAATAAACGTTATTTCAATGGGTTATATCAATATCGGGAGCAAGAAATCGGGTCGATTTCGACGGACAAAGATTACCTCCGATGAAACAAATGAAACAAATCATGACATCCCCCGGAAAAACTCACCCCCTATAACGACCATCAACGCAACGCCAACGCCGAACAGGAGAGCGAACATGCTGAAGCCGTCCTTCCGCCTTTTCATCGTTCCGCTCGGCGCCGTCGCAACCCTGGCCACCCTGTCGGCCCAGAACGTGCAGCCCCGCGCCCACCGCGACTCTGGTTCGACGTTTGTGCGTGAACAGGTGGTGGATTGCGGCACCAGGAATCCCAAGGAGGTCTGCGTGATCTCCTACGACAGCGAGACCCCCCGCTGAATTTCCAGCCTCTCAAGTTCTGGGCCTCCCAAGTTCTGGACCTCCAAGTAACCTCCAACGACCCGGCCGGGATGCCCCCCAGCCGGGTCGCTCTGCTTTTGGCGCCTGATTTCGTGTGCATCGTGAGAAAAAGTCTCACAGAGACGTGACGCCTCCCGGGCGGCCCCGCGCGTAACGCCCTGCCCCATCACCGCGAATTTCATCAGGCACCCGGCAATGTCGCGCCGGGACCGGCGGTGGACGCTTTCGATGCTCAATCTCGTTCTCGCGCTGCTCGCAGGCGTCGTCACCGTGACCGCCCCTTGCACGCTGCCGATGCTGCCGATCCTCCTCGGGGCATCGGTCGGCCAGACCGGCAAGGCGCGGCCGGCGATGATCGCGCTCGGCTTTGTGATGTCATTCTCGATGGTGGCATTGCTGCTGAGTGCGATCACGCGCGTGTTCGATTTCGATCCCAATCATCTGCGAAACGCCGCGGCGATCGTTCTGATCGGCTTCGGATTGCTGATGATCTGGCCGGCGCCGTTCGAGTGGCTCTCGATCCGGATCGGCGCTTTCACCGGCCATTCGACCGCTTCCCGTCGGGGCCTGACCGGTGGCTTCGTTCTGGGCACGACGCTCGGCCTGGTCTGGACGCCATGTGCTGGGCCGGTACTGGGCTCAATCCTGACTGTCATCGCCACCTCGAAAGACACCGCCTGGGCGAGCCTGCTGCTCGTCGCCTACGCGATCGGCGCCGCGC
This portion of the Bradyrhizobium sp. AZCC 2262 genome encodes:
- a CDS encoding sigma-70 family RNA polymerase sigma factor; amino-acid sequence: MSNVVAINAAAKKSIAAARATSDEMLLQSIAKGDRTAMHVLYSRHNVRVYRFVLRMVRDTTMAEDLVSQVFLDVWRTASHFEGRSQVSTWLLSIARFKALTALRQRKHEDIEQDDVLEIADEADTPEASLDRSNTKAILRACVAKLSPAHREIINLVYYHEKSVEEAGAIIGIPQSTVKTRMFYARKQLAELLKGAGVDSLAA
- a CDS encoding cytochrome c biogenesis CcdA family protein codes for the protein MLNLVLALLAGVVTVTAPCTLPMLPILLGASVGQTGKARPAMIALGFVMSFSMVALLLSAITRVFDFDPNHLRNAAAIVLIGFGLLMIWPAPFEWLSIRIGAFTGHSTASRRGLTGGFVLGTTLGLVWTPCAGPVLGSILTVIATSKDTAWASLLLVAYAIGAALPMLAIAYGGQAVTTRVRSVARIAQRLQQGFGVVVIAFALLSYFQYDTLIVAWLTGFYPNGQIGL
- a CDS encoding response regulator, translating into MTQNPHIFIVDDEAPAREMVGDYLKMHGFGVTLCDGGKSLRKEIETSVPDLVVLDLNMPEEDGLSIIRDLKSRINVPVIMLTATASPIDRVVGLELGADDYIAKPCELRELMARIRSVLRRSTPAKAAAAPEAAAAKAVKEQLVRFGTKWLDLEAQALRDDEGNEHPLTASEFGLLKVFAANPKRVLSRERLLELANARDAEAFDRAVDLRIMRIRRKIEIDPTKPAVIRTIRGGGYLFSPTGEKG
- a CDS encoding ATP-binding response regulator; this encodes MAEQDDVLHLIDDTGTVPEDSSARKWKIAVIDDDAAVHEGTRFALSDYNLHGATLEILSAYSAAEGRTLMRNNPDVAAVLLDVIMETDVAGLDLVEYIRNELKNETVRIILRTGQPGQAPERRVIVQYDINDYKAKTELTADKLFTSLTAALRSYQQLERMVQTRRGLEIIIDAASTLYDFKSMQRLAEGVLTQLASLLNVDCAGILVLRDDGAAGSEFSVLAGSGCYSRFIGTTSSKALDPDLRQMVEAAFLRRKNEFADHRSVLYLRTGSGREVVVLLQAERQLSDTDRALVEIFSSRLSIAFDNVILYRQLHEANTQLEDRVAQRTRALMQANRRLSAQWLRLQRANGFKNEILGTVAHDLKNPLGVILGRTEMLTELIGAGSPRENVTAQVEHIRDATKRLTSMVDHLISDAMADAFDITIRREPVDVAALVAEVADSNLPSAVNKQQTISVSAPPNIVTMCDTDRIREAIDNLFSNAIKYSPIGGKITVAVTHEGGDTVIRIADQGAGLSPEDLGRLFGRFQRLSAKPTAGESSTGLGLSIVKRIIDMHGGHVTAESAGPGQGSTFTVRLPATETT
- a CDS encoding ATP-binding protein, which produces MPIRWRILSIAALNSAVVVVLAVLIWNGSNVLGSAWDDVRQVRESDKILALLESETSRLQNLIHRYINQPSPELFAEILLLREAVLGTLTTRATNDPMLSGSVARLEHVTDRFLNGFGELRAVQATITKTYEQQVMGPAREMAGLYSIIEGATGHRDAQIWPALGRSREAFTAMLVAANAYYLSPGSASAEDARRNTETIEKTIPIMTDLADNDLQRMALTRLQARTVALREGMAKLTEQLAIRTELLRNTIDASQAEAIGVIDELSVKMRQREQKAQETFDRTLSAISRRVLSIAVMFLGIILSAGVLIALSIRLPLQQILAAMHAITSGNYDRSVQGTTARDEVGAMARAVEVFRENAIAKRKTEDELRASKEKAESALLELNTAQQNLIDAERLAALGGLVAGVAHEVNNPIGISLTVASSFARRAEMFESELRSEPLRRSKLDEFVKISRDAAGQLVANLHRAGELIQSFKQVAVDRSHAERRQFNLSEATDQIVASLKPVLKKAAITLSVDVPEGLFIDGYPGSYGQILTNLFLNAANHAFADGRSGAITISARARGSDDVEIIFADNGAGMTPDVQRQAFDPFFTTRRNEGGTGLGLHIVYNLVTQQLGGRMMLESRLGQGTTFRIIMPKVAKGEPTITDQTAADGTSQWPNRTMSST